The Euphorbia lathyris chromosome 3, ddEupLath1.1, whole genome shotgun sequence genome contains a region encoding:
- the LOC136224416 gene encoding pentatricopeptide repeat-containing protein At1g09900-like: MLPISRRRLLPVKNLPSKVHCLSSSLKVQYSFPLFTSLNCIYSVRSQLSLSSLICLPKTLNPSFSSYCSYSSNSQGFHYFHQFFPTCSSNFNYLNSNERRRVVVGLTKVIKLQNGYDLMELSRNFCPNMLLKIMQLLESRESAFAFFKFAFQNHSDAAVQSCCIVAHELAAENFQLLAQDVITWVIRKIGATRSRDMVEFMWAKHHEYESDFSVLNTLMRCFLNVEMGYEAMEIVGRMREVGVTPSSSAITILFRCLLRADDYRSVWKLLRGMIREGPRPCNHNFNIMILYFCKKGYIRIAESLSCVMQKFGCEPDVYAYNILINAYCTRGRISNALELVHLMIDNGCSPSLITFGTIINAFCNEGKLVEARKVFYDIQEIGLSPNVEMCNALMNGYVKARDVGQAKLLYEGMMKKGIAPDGITFNILVVGHYKYGREEDRNSFLQDLSVSRLAPDCSLYDISVAGLCWAGELDEAMELLENMLEKGIPLSVIAFNSVIAAYSLAGLEENAHKAYKVMVMFGLIPSSSTCSSLLLGLSRKGRLQEGMELLYSMLEKGLPVNKKAFTVLMDGYFKVGDVVGAHTLWHEMEARGIYPDAVAFSAFIDGLSKAGLMEEAYDVYLEMFKKGFVPNNFVYNSLIHGFCTRGQMQEALKLQHEMRKRGLLPDIFTINIIINAFCKEGQMKSAIDVFMDMYHIGLTPDIVTYNTLIGGYCKAFDLVGADEVVNKMYASGWDPDITTYNIHIHGLCGSQKMSRAVMMLDQLVLVGVVPDTVTYNTLINAVCADVLDRAMILTAKLLKMAFVPNVVTANSLLSHFCKQGMPEKALIWSQKLSEISFDFDEISYKIMDKAYLKIQNNDGLPRAASEKSLFLDSLMYITYDYFRRMHSKTSKNPIRLIENGYDGS; this comes from the coding sequence ATGCTTCCAATCTCACGCCGGCGACTACTCCCGGTGAAGAATCTTCCTTCTAAAGTGCATTGCTTGAGCAGCTCCCTCAAGGTACAGTATTCCTTTCCTTTGTTCACCTCACTCAATTGCATTTACTCAGTGAGGTCACAGCTCTCGCTTTCTAGTCTCATTTGTCtccctaaaaccctaaaccctTCTTTCAGCTCCTATTGTTCTTATTCTTCGAATTCCCAAGGATTTCACTATTTTCATCAGTTTTTCCCAACTTGTTCttccaattttaattatttgaattcgAATGAGCGGCGGAGAGTAGTTGTCGGATTGACTAAAGTAATCAAGCTACAGAATGGATACGATTTGATGGAACTTTCCCGAAATTTTTGTCCTAATATGTTATTAAAGATTATGCAATTATTGGAATCCCGTGAATCCGCATTTGCATTTTTTAAATTCGCATTTCAAAATCACTCGGATGCTGCAGTTCAATCTTGTTGCATAGTGGCTCATGAATTAGCTGCGGAGAATTTCCAGCTCCTTGCACAAGATGTGATTACTTGGGTTATTCGGAAAATTGGGGCTACTAGGAGTAGAGACATGGTAGAGTTTATGTGGGCTAAACACCACGAGTATGAGTCAGATTTCTCAGTCCTTAACACGCTCATGCGATGTTTTTTGAATGTGGAAATGGGTTATGAGGCAATGGAGATAGTGGGGAGGATGAGGGAGGTAGGTGTAACGCCAAGTTCATCAGCGATTACAATACTTTTCAGGTGTTTGCTTAGGGCGGATGACTATCGTAGTGTCTGGAAATTGTTAAGAGGTATGATTCGAGAAGGTCCTCGCCCTTGTAATCATAATTTCAATATAATGATTCTTTACTTTTGTAAGAAAGGGTATATCAGGATTGCTGAAAGTCTGTCATGTGTAATGCAAAAGTTTGGGTGTGAACCAGATGTTTATGCATACAATATTTTGATTAATGCATATTGTACGAGGGGAAGAATTTCAAATGCTCTTGAGCTGGTACATTTGATGATAGATAATGGTTGTAGCCCGAGCTTAATTACTTTCGGCACAATTATAAATGCATTTTGTAATGAGGGAAAACTGGTGGAAGCTAGGAAGGTTTTTTATGACATCCAAGAAATCGGCCTTTCTCCAAATGTTGAAATGTGCAATGCTTTGATGAATGGATATGTTAAGGCGAGGGATGTTGGTCAGGCAAAACTTCTTTACGAAGGAATGATGAAAAAGGGCATAGCACCTGATGGCATAACTTTCAATATTTTGGTAGTTGGGCATTACAAGTATGGGAGAGAAGAGGATAGAAATAGTTTTTTGCAGGACTTATCAGTTTCACGTTTGGCTCCAGATTGTTCACTATATGATATTTCTGTTGCAGGGTTATGTTGGGCTGGTGAGCTGGATGAGGCCATGGAACTTTTAGAGAATATGCTTGAGAAAGGAATACCCTTAAGTGTTATTGCTTTTAATTCAGTTATTGCAGCTTATAGTCTGGCCGGATTAGAGGAGAATGCTCATAAAGCATATAAAGTCATGGTTATGTTTGGTCTCATTCCATCATCTTCAACATGTAGTTCTCTGCTTTTGGGTTTGTCTAGGAAGGGGAGACTACAAGAAGGGATGGAGCTCTTGTATTCGATGTTAGAAAAAGGCTTACCCGTCAATAAAAAGGCTTTTACAGTGCTAATGGATGGATACTTCAAGGTTGGTGATGTAGTGGGAGCTCATACTCTGTGGCATGAGATGGAAGCTAGGGGGATATATCCTGATGCTGTAGCCTTCTCAGCATTTATTGATGGTCTTTCTAAAGCCGGTCTCATGGAGGAGGCTTACGATGTATATTTGGAAATGTTTAAAAAAGGATTTGTGCCTAATAACTTTGTGTATAACTCATTGATTCATGGTTTTTGCACCCGTGGTCAAATGCAAGAAGCACTGAAGCTGCAGCATGAGATGAGGAAAAGGGGTCTGCTTCCTGACATTTTTACAATCAATATCATCATTAATGCATTCTGTAAAGAAGGCCAAATGAAGTCTGCAATTGATGTTTTTATGGACATGTATCATATAGGGCTCACCCCGGATATTGTCACTTATAACACATTGATTGGTGGATATTGTAAAGCATTTGATTTGGTAGGTGCAGACGAGGTTGTGAATAAAATGTATGCTAGTGGATGGGATCCTGATATTACTACTTATAATATACATATTCATGGACTTTGTGGTTCTCAGAAAATGAGTCGAGCTGTGATGATGCTGGATCAGCTCGTCTTAGTAGGTGTTGTTCCAGACACTGTAACATACAACACTCTGATAAATGCGGTTTGTGCTGACGTGCTGGATCGTGCGATGATTTTAACTGCAAAATTGCTTAAGATGGCTTTTGTCCCCAATGTTGTCACAGCCAACTCACTATTGTCTCACTTCTGCAAGCAAGGAATGCCTGAGAAGGCCTTAATTTGGagtcagaagctgagtgaaatttCTTTCGACTTCGACGAAATTTCCTATAAAATTATGGACAAAGCCTACCTTAAGATTCAAAACAATGATGGACTACCAAGAGCTGCATCTGAGAAGAGCCTGTTCCTGGATTCCCTTATGTATATTACATATGACTATTTTCGTAGAATGCACAGCAAGACAAGCAAGAATCCAATTAGGCTGATTGAAAATGGTTATGATGGATCCTGA